The genomic DNA GTGTGTTCATTATGTCAAGTGTAATACTAAATAAATCAATTAATCAACTATTATGCGTATATTATTCGTATAATATTCGATTAAGCTTTAAGCATGAAAAGAGTTTGTCCAGAATGTAATAATGAAGTGATAGGTAGAACGGATAAAATTTTCTGCTCAGTAAAATGTAAGTCCATACATCAATATGAAAAAAGTCAGAAAGAAAATACCTTCTATTTTTCGGTGGATAAACAACTGAAGAGAAATAGAAAAATACTAAAACGCTATAATAAGTCTGGATTTACAACTATTAGAAAGAGTGTTCTTTTAGAGGAAGGTTTTAATCCCAAATTTTTTACCCACTACTGGAAGAATCAAAAAAATGATGTTTACCTTTTTTGTTATGATTTTGGGTTTTTAAATACGACTAAAAATGGCGTAACAAAGTATGTTATTGTGCAATGGCAAGATTATATGAACAAGTAATTATTGGTTTGACGAAAACAAAAAAAGGGCAACCCTAAAGTTGCCCTTTTATATTGGACTTTTATGCTCTAAAAATAAGACTATTCTAAAGAAGTATCGCCTTCGTTAGGGTTGTAAACATAATTAAAGGTATAGTACGGTGTAGCATCTTCAAAAGCATTTGGTTCAGATGGCGCATCTTCATAATAACTTATAAACTCTACTTTGGCAAAATTACCTTCGGTAGTTCTAAATACAAATACTTTACCCGGTATAGGTGTTATTAAATGTGTTGGGTCTCCTGCGTAGTTGTACCAACCATTATCACTACCTGTTGCAATGGCAAAAGAAGCATCTGCATCTTGCTCAAAAGTAAGTCCTTCTGCTGTGGTTACACTTGCCAAGGTGCCGGTTACTTCGGCTACGCCAACATTACCGTTTCTTTCCGGTTCATCTTCAGTGCCGGTCAAGGTACCGCCATTAACGGCGATCGTGGTGCCCCTAAAGGCAATGTCCCATGCGGTATCACTGGTAGTAATGGCTCCGGTCTCAAAATCAAATTTGGTGAACTCACCACCAACAGGTTCTCCTTGTCCTCCGGTTTGTGGTGCATATAAATTGCTAACGGTCTCCGTCTGTACCGGATCCGTTGGTGTGCTGTCATCATCGCTGCTACAAGAGGTGAATGCCATTGCTAAAAATGCTACTGCTAAAATGTTCTTTGTCATGGTAATTGTAATTAAAACCTGTTGCCAGGTGGGTTAGAATTGATAATTTAATTTAATGAATGCTTGTATGCCCGGCATTGTCGGGATATTGTTATCCGTATAATCCAATAGGTTGTTTGCGCCAACCTGAAGTGTAAAATCTGTATAGAATATTTTGCTTACCGCGGCATTTAGGGTAACAAAACCATCTATAAAACTGGTATCGAAATTATCTATGAGTCCGTTGCCA from Maribacter dokdonensis DSW-8 includes the following:
- a CDS encoding HmuY family protein, with the translated sequence MTKNILAVAFLAMAFTSCSSDDDSTPTDPVQTETVSNLYAPQTGGQGEPVGGEFTKFDFETGAITTSDTAWDIAFRGTTIAVNGGTLTGTEDEPERNGNVGVAEVTGTLASVTTAEGLTFEQDADASFAIATGSDNGWYNYAGDPTHLITPIPGKVFVFRTTEGNFAKVEFISYYEDAPSEPNAFEDATPYYTFNYVYNPNEGDTSLE